In a genomic window of Aquila chrysaetos chrysaetos chromosome Z, bAquChr1.4, whole genome shotgun sequence:
- the DDX58 gene encoding antiviral innate immune response receptor RIG-I isoform X3, protein MTAEEKRSLQCYRRYIEKTLNPIYILGNMTDWLSDEVKERVRKEEEKGVTAAAALFLDAILQLEAEGWLRGFLDALVAAGYTGLAEAIENWDFSKLEKLELHRQLLKRIEATMLEVDPVALMPYINMCLIERECEEILQVSEYRSKAAGITKLIECLCRSDKENWPKSLQLALDNTGYYNASELWDIREDNGKDVDGEMTDASENSFETMVTFSEEAECGNNLSENLCSASEGFYQSSPVYEPKKARSYQTELAQPAIDGKNTLICAPTGSGKTFVALLIYEHHFQNMPSGQKAKVVFLATKVPVYEQQKTVFKQHFERSGYSVQGISGETVANVSVEKVIQDSDIIVLTPQILVNSIEEGILSSLSIFTLMIFDECHNTTGNHPYNVLMSRYLEQKFDSASQLPQIVGLTASVGVGNAKSTKETIEHICTLCSYLDIQAISTVRENKQDLQRFANKPETHVRWVKMRVQNHFADIISGLMSETEALMRRIYSVDTISQINKNDFGTQKYEHWIVATQKKCRLLQLADKEKESSICRDLFICTEHLRKFNDALIISEDARIEDALAYLTEFFTNVKNGPYTELEKKLTAKFQEKEPELTALSKDESNENPKLEELACILEEAYRYNPETHTLLFAKTRALVAALKKWIEANPLLSHIKPGVLMGRGRRDQKTGMTLPMQKGVLDAFKTNKENRLLIATSVADEGIDISECNLVVLYEYFGNVTKMIQVRGRGRAKDSKCILVTSKIEVVENEKHNRYKEEMMNEAIEKLQTWDETTFARKIHDLQMKEKVLRDSRKKETRSKVVEGKKNLLCGKCKAYACSTDDIRVIKVVHIASMYLMGTFLL, encoded by the exons ATGACGGCGGAGGAGAAGAGGAGCCTGCAGTGCTACAGGCGGTACATCGAGAAGACCCTGAACCCCATCTACATCCTGGGCAACATGACGGACTGGCTGTCCGACG AGGTGAAGGAGAGAGTCcggaaggaggaggagaagggggtgACGGCGGCCGCCGCGCTGTTCCTGGACGCCATCCTGCAGCTGGAGGCGGAGGGCTGGCTGCGGGGCTTCCTGGACGCCCTGGTTGCAGCAG GGTACACTGGACTGGCAGAAGCAATTGAAAACTGGGACTTCAGCAAACTGGAAAAACTAGAGTTGCACAGACAGCTGTTGAAGCGGATAGAAGCAACAATGCTAGAAGTTGATCCGGTAGCACTCATGCCGTACATAAACATGTGCCTGATAGAAAGGGAGTGTGAGGAGATCCTGCAG GTCAGCGaatacagaagcaaagcagcCGGGATAACTAAACTCATTGAATGTCTCTGTCGATCGGATAAGGAAAACTGGCCAAAAAGCCTTCAGCTAGCACTAGATAACACAGGATATTACAATGCAAGTGAACTGTGGGATATAAGAGAAG ATAATGGCAAAGATGTGGATGGTGAAATGACAGATGCCTCTGAGAACAGCTTTGAAACCATGGTGACgttttctgaagaagcagaatGTGGTAATAATCTCAGTGAAAATCTCTGTTCAGCTTCAG AAGGGTTCTATCAGTCTTCACCTGTTTATGAACCAAAGAAGGCTCGGAGCTACCAGACTGAACTTGCGCAGCCTGCTATCGATGGGAAAAACACATTGATATGTGCCCCTACAG GATCTGGAAAAACTTTTGTGGCACTTCTGATTTATGAACACCATTTCCAAAACATGCCCTCAGGACAAAAGGCAAAAGTTGTCTTTCTTGCAACCAAAGTGCCAGTGTACGAacaacagaaaactgtattCAAGCAGCATTTTGAAAGAAGTGG ATATTCTGTTCAAGGAATTAGTGGTGAAACAGTTGCAAATGTCTCCGTAGAAAAGGTTATACAGGACAGTGACATCATTGTGCTAACACCCCAGATTCTTGTGAATAGCATTGAGGAAGGGATCCTTAGCTCCCTCTCCATCTTCACTCTGATGATATTTGATGAGTGCCACAACACTACGGGCAATCACCCTTACAATGTGTTAATGAGTAGATACCTGGAACAAAAATTTGACTCTGCAAGCCAGCTGCCTCAG ATTGTAGGTTTAACTGCTTCTGTTGGAGTTGGTAATGCCAAGAGCACCAAGGAAACGATAGAGCACATCTGTACCCTCTGCTCCTACCTTGACATACAGGCCATATCCACTGTCAGAGAGAACAAACAGGATCTGCAGAGATTTGCAAACAAGCCAGAAACAC ATGTCAGATGGGTTAAAATGAGAGTTCAGAATCACTTTGCAGACATTATCTCAGGTCTGATGTCTGAGACAGAGGCGTTGATGAGGAGGATTTACTCAGTGG ACACTATCTCCCAGATCAACAAGAATGATTTTGGAACACAGAAGTATGAACACTGGATAGTTGCCACTCAGAAGAAATGCAGGCTGTTGCAACTGGCAGATAAGGAGAAGGAGAGCAGCATTTGTAGAGACCTTTTCATTTGCACTGAACACCTGCGG AAATTCAACGATGCTCTCATCATCAGTGAAGATGCCCGCATTGAAGATGCTTTAGCCTACCTAACTGAATTTTTCACAAATGTCAAAAATGGACCATATACAGAGTTAGAGAAGAAACTGACAGCCAAATTTCAAG agaaagAACCAGAACTGACTGCCCTTTCAAAAGATGAGTCAAATGAGAATCCTAAGCTGGAAGAGCTTGCTTGCATCCTGGAGGAAGCATACCGCTATAACCCAGAGACTCACACTCTTCTCTTTGCTAAGACAAGAGCCTTAGTAGCT GCTTTGAAGAAGTGGATAGAAGCAAACCCTCTACTTAGCCACATAAAGCCAGGTGTGTTGATGGGTCGTGGAAGAAGAGATCAAAAAACAG GTATGACCCTCCCAATGCAGAAGGGTGTGCTGGATGCGTTCAAAACCAACAAAGAGAACAGACTGCTAATTGCTACATCTGTTGCTGATGAAGGCATTGATATTTCTGAGTGCAACCTTGTTGTGCTCTATGAATACTTCGGTAATGTCACCAAAATGATCCAAGTCAGAG GTCGTGGAAGGGCAAAAGACAGCAAGTGCATCCTTGTGACAAGCAAAATAGAAGTGGTTGAGAATGAGAAACACAACCGTTACAAGGAAGAAATGATGAATGAAGCTATTGAAAAGCTACAGACTTGGGATGAAACAACATTTGCAAGAAAG ataCATGACctgcaaatgaaggaaaaggtaTTACGAGattccaggaagaaagaaacaagaagtaAGGTagtggaagggaaaaaaaatcttctgtgtggaaaatgcaaagcatATGCCTGCAGTACAGATGACATCAGAGTTATAAAG GTAGTTCACATTGCTTCGATGTATCTCATGGGGACATTTTTATTGTAA
- the DDX58 gene encoding antiviral innate immune response receptor RIG-I isoform X6 translates to MTAEEKRSLQCYRRYIEKTLNPIYILGNMTDWLSDEVKERVRKEEEKGVTAAAALFLDAILQLEAEGWLRGFLDALVAAGYTGLAEAIENWDFSKLEKLELHRQLLKRIEATMLEVDPVALMPYINMCLIERECEEILQVSEYRSKAAGITKLIECLCRSDKENWPKSLQLALDNTGYYNASELWDIREDNGKDVDGEMTDASENSFETMVTFSEEAECGNNLSENLCSASEGFYQSSPVYEPKKARSYQTELAQPAIDGKNTLICAPTGSGKTFVALLIYEHHFQNMPSGQKAKVVFLATKVPVYEQQKTVFKQHFERSGYSVQGISGETVANVSVEKVIQDSDIIVLTPQILVNSIEEGILSSLSIFTLMIFDECHNTTGNHPYNVLMSRYLEQKFDSASQLPQIVGLTASVGVGNAKSTKETIEHICTLCSYLDIQAISTVRENKQDLQRFANKPETHVRWVKMRVQNHFADIISGLMSETEALMRRIYSVDTISQINKNDFGTQKYEHWIVATQKKCRLLQLADKEKESSICRDLFICTEHLRKFNDALIISEDARIEDALAYLTEFFTNVKNGPYTELEKKLTAKFQEKEPELTALSKDESNENPKLEELACILEEAYRYNPETHTLLFAKTRALVAALKKWIEANPLLSHIKPGVLMGRGRRDQKTGMTLPMQKGVLDAFKTNKENRLLIATSVADEGIDISECNLVVLYEYFGNVTKMIQVRDT, encoded by the exons ATGACGGCGGAGGAGAAGAGGAGCCTGCAGTGCTACAGGCGGTACATCGAGAAGACCCTGAACCCCATCTACATCCTGGGCAACATGACGGACTGGCTGTCCGACG AGGTGAAGGAGAGAGTCcggaaggaggaggagaagggggtgACGGCGGCCGCCGCGCTGTTCCTGGACGCCATCCTGCAGCTGGAGGCGGAGGGCTGGCTGCGGGGCTTCCTGGACGCCCTGGTTGCAGCAG GGTACACTGGACTGGCAGAAGCAATTGAAAACTGGGACTTCAGCAAACTGGAAAAACTAGAGTTGCACAGACAGCTGTTGAAGCGGATAGAAGCAACAATGCTAGAAGTTGATCCGGTAGCACTCATGCCGTACATAAACATGTGCCTGATAGAAAGGGAGTGTGAGGAGATCCTGCAG GTCAGCGaatacagaagcaaagcagcCGGGATAACTAAACTCATTGAATGTCTCTGTCGATCGGATAAGGAAAACTGGCCAAAAAGCCTTCAGCTAGCACTAGATAACACAGGATATTACAATGCAAGTGAACTGTGGGATATAAGAGAAG ATAATGGCAAAGATGTGGATGGTGAAATGACAGATGCCTCTGAGAACAGCTTTGAAACCATGGTGACgttttctgaagaagcagaatGTGGTAATAATCTCAGTGAAAATCTCTGTTCAGCTTCAG AAGGGTTCTATCAGTCTTCACCTGTTTATGAACCAAAGAAGGCTCGGAGCTACCAGACTGAACTTGCGCAGCCTGCTATCGATGGGAAAAACACATTGATATGTGCCCCTACAG GATCTGGAAAAACTTTTGTGGCACTTCTGATTTATGAACACCATTTCCAAAACATGCCCTCAGGACAAAAGGCAAAAGTTGTCTTTCTTGCAACCAAAGTGCCAGTGTACGAacaacagaaaactgtattCAAGCAGCATTTTGAAAGAAGTGG ATATTCTGTTCAAGGAATTAGTGGTGAAACAGTTGCAAATGTCTCCGTAGAAAAGGTTATACAGGACAGTGACATCATTGTGCTAACACCCCAGATTCTTGTGAATAGCATTGAGGAAGGGATCCTTAGCTCCCTCTCCATCTTCACTCTGATGATATTTGATGAGTGCCACAACACTACGGGCAATCACCCTTACAATGTGTTAATGAGTAGATACCTGGAACAAAAATTTGACTCTGCAAGCCAGCTGCCTCAG ATTGTAGGTTTAACTGCTTCTGTTGGAGTTGGTAATGCCAAGAGCACCAAGGAAACGATAGAGCACATCTGTACCCTCTGCTCCTACCTTGACATACAGGCCATATCCACTGTCAGAGAGAACAAACAGGATCTGCAGAGATTTGCAAACAAGCCAGAAACAC ATGTCAGATGGGTTAAAATGAGAGTTCAGAATCACTTTGCAGACATTATCTCAGGTCTGATGTCTGAGACAGAGGCGTTGATGAGGAGGATTTACTCAGTGG ACACTATCTCCCAGATCAACAAGAATGATTTTGGAACACAGAAGTATGAACACTGGATAGTTGCCACTCAGAAGAAATGCAGGCTGTTGCAACTGGCAGATAAGGAGAAGGAGAGCAGCATTTGTAGAGACCTTTTCATTTGCACTGAACACCTGCGG AAATTCAACGATGCTCTCATCATCAGTGAAGATGCCCGCATTGAAGATGCTTTAGCCTACCTAACTGAATTTTTCACAAATGTCAAAAATGGACCATATACAGAGTTAGAGAAGAAACTGACAGCCAAATTTCAAG agaaagAACCAGAACTGACTGCCCTTTCAAAAGATGAGTCAAATGAGAATCCTAAGCTGGAAGAGCTTGCTTGCATCCTGGAGGAAGCATACCGCTATAACCCAGAGACTCACACTCTTCTCTTTGCTAAGACAAGAGCCTTAGTAGCT GCTTTGAAGAAGTGGATAGAAGCAAACCCTCTACTTAGCCACATAAAGCCAGGTGTGTTGATGGGTCGTGGAAGAAGAGATCAAAAAACAG GTATGACCCTCCCAATGCAGAAGGGTGTGCTGGATGCGTTCAAAACCAACAAAGAGAACAGACTGCTAATTGCTACATCTGTTGCTGATGAAGGCATTGATATTTCTGAGTGCAACCTTGTTGTGCTCTATGAATACTTCGGTAATGTCACCAAAATGATCCAAGTCAGAG ataCATGA